In Actinoplanes octamycinicus, the genomic window ATGACCGTGCACCTGGTCGGCTTCCTGACCAGCCGCGGACACCCGGCCACCTTCGCCGCCACCATCGCCGGGCTGCTCGGTGTCCTGTCGGTCACCGGCCGGCTGCTGCTCACCGCCACCGGCCGCCGGATACCGCTGCACCGGGTCGTCGCCGCGGTGTTCGCCCTGCAAGCCGCCGCCGCGCTGGGCCTTCCCGCTGTCGCCGGAACCCGGATCGGGGCGATCCTCGGGGTGACCGCGTTCGGGCTCGGCTTCGGCATCGCCAGCCTCGCCACCCCGCAACTGCTCGCCGACCGGTACGGCACGACCGCCTACGCCAGCATCGCCGGCACCCTCGCCGCGCTCGTCACGCTGGCCAAAGCCGGCGCACCGCTGGCCGCCGCCGTGCTGCTCACCGCCTCCGGCAGCTACCGGGTGGTCCTGCTCGCGGCCGGCGCGGCCTCGGTCATCGCGGCCGGTGGCATTCTCGCCCGCGCGACCACCGTGCCACCGATGCCGCGCGAGACCCCACCCGTCAGCACGACCACACCTGGCCGATCATGACGGCCGGTCAGTCCGGGGACAGCGCCCCGAGGTTCGCTGCGATCCTGGCGGCGTCCCGCGGTAGAGCACGGCGTGGTAGCGCGGGAGGGCCGGGCCCGCCGCCGCCCGCTCGCCGATGGCGGCCAGCTCCTCGTCGCTGAGCGTGTCGCCGGACTCGTCCATGCCGTCCCTCTCTCGTCGAGCCGGCCTGGTGCGGCCGGCCCACCCGGATACCGGTGGGCCGGCCGCGCGCTCGGACCGGTCAGGTGCAGTTCCGGCCCTTGTTCAGGCAGGTCGCGATGCGCTGCATGGTCCGGGCCGCGTTCACGTTGACGAAGTCGTCGTGGTCGGAGAACGGGTTGTGATTCTCCTCCGGGAAGGAGTCCAGCGCGTACTGACCCTTGAGCTGGACGTCGCGCGGAATCTCGTACGAAATAGTGATCCTCAGCTGCGGGATCGCGACGAATCCGGCCGGGCAGGCGCCGGTCACCCGGTCGGCGAAGGCGACGTGGCTGCGATGGTTGGCGCTGTCCACGTTCTTGCCGTCCCAGCAGCCGGGGAAGTCGTGCACGCGCTGCACCCGGCGGCCGGCCGGGCAGATCGGATACCGGTCGGTGAGCCGGTCGCCGAACCCGGAGCACGTCCAGGCGGCGCGGGCGTTGGCCGGGCCGCGGCTGGTGGGTTTCGCGTCGCCGGTGAGCGCGCGCAGGAACTTCGGCATCGGCACCACCTTGCCGGCGGCGTTGCCCCGGTACTCGATCAGTACCTTGGCCGGGCGGACGATGCCCCCGGTGTTGTTCGGCAGCTCCAGGTTCCTACCCCGCGGCTCCGGCAGCGCGCTGCTGCTCGGCGCGGGGGAGGCCGGACCGCCGGTCGGGCTCAGCGCACAGCCGGCCAGCCGTTCCAAGCCGGCGGGCCGGGCCGCGACGCGGCCGATGGCGATCGCGATCCGCTCCAGGACCGCGGTCCGCTTGGCCTTGAGCGGTCCGAGAATCGCGTTGTCGACGAAGGCGGCGCCGCCCTGCCCACGGCTGGTCACCAGCCGCTGATTCGCCTCGGCGATCTGCCGATCGAGGTCGGCCAGGTTCCGGTCGACCTCATCAAGAGCCTGCTTCGGTACGCCGGGCAGCTTGTCCCGCACACCAGGGCACCGCACCGTCGCGGTGGTGACGGTCCCGGCCGGGGCGTGCGAACTGTGCAGCGCGGCGTGGATGCCGTCGTAGCTGACGTCGCAGTCGGCCAGCGAAATCATCCCGGCCGGTCGGCGACCACCGGCGGCGCGGATGGTGTCGCCGATCCCGGCCAGCACCGCCGCGCGCCGGTCCTGCAGCGACTGCAGGACCGTCCGGTTCAGGTCGACGTTCACCCCGCGGCTGGCCAGCACCCGCCGACCGGCGGCGACCTCCAGCCGGTCCAGCTCGGCCAGCTGCCGGTCCACCGCCGCCTTCGCGGCCGCCGGGATCGCCGGCAGCCGGTCGCGGACCGCGGGACAGGCGACCGTCGGCGAGGTGCCGGCCAGGGCCCGCTGGACCGCGCCGCCGTCGCGGACCGACCGGTCGATCCGGACCACCGGCCAGAAGTACGACGACTTGTCGCCGTTGCGGCAGGTCGTCCCGGAGGCGTCCAGGTCGGCGTCCGACGAGGTCGCGGTGATCGCCAGGTTCCCGACGAAGTCGTGCACGTGCTCGGCGCCGTTGCGGATGCCGGGCTGCGCCACCGGGTTGTCCGGGCTGAACTTGCCGTTGCCGTTCGTCCCGCAGTCCACCGTGAACCGGCCCGCCGACCCGCCCGGCGTCACCCGCGGCCGGCGGACGTTCGGCGTCACCTGCTCGATCGGCACGTACTGCTGCAGGCTGGTGGCCGCCTCCGCGGTGCCCTTGCCGCCGCTGGAGACGAACGTGACGGTCAGGACACCCGCGGCGGCCAGCGTCACCGCGGCCGCCGCCACCCGTATGCCTTTCGCGTTGCCGAACTTCCGATGCCGGTAGCGCACCTGTGCCTCCTCGATGGCCGATGATCGCCCCGGCCGTCGTCCCGGCCGGGCGCACGGTGTTACGAGCTCGGCGCAGGCGCGGATGGGCACATGACGCAGGCGTCATCGTTCGGTAAGAACTGCTCCCGAGGGCGAAGATGGGTCAACGAGATGGGAGTCGGTCGGTGAGTGCAGCGGTGGAGCCGGGGCGGGGAGCGAGCCGCCGGCGCGGTGACGCGCTCCGGAACGCGATCTTCGACGCCGTGCTGGAGCAGTTGCGCACGGTGGGGTACGCGAAGCTGACCGTGGAGAGCGTCGCCGCGGCCAGCGGCACCGGGAAAGCGGCGATCTACCGCCGCTGGCCGGGCCGTCAGGAGCTGGTGGCCGACGCGCTGCGGCACGCGCTGCCCTCGCCCGCTGACGTGCCGCCCCACGACGACCCGCGCGACGCCGTGCTGGCGCTGCTGCGAGCGATGCGGGACGCGTTCGCGGCGACCAGCGGCGCCGCGTTCCAGGCGGTGATGGCCGAGGCCGCGTTCCTGCAGAGCATCGTCAACGACCAGGTGATCGAGCCGTGCGAGCGGAGCATCCGGGTCGTGCTGCAGGACGCCGTGGCGGCCGGCCGGCTCGGCCCGCGGGTCCGCCCGGAGCTGATCGCCCGGATCGGACCGGCGATGCTGCTGCATCACGGTCTCACCATCGGGCCGGACATCCCGGAGGAGTACCTGGTGTCGGTCGTGGACGAGGTGATCCTTCCGGTCATCGGCCCGGCTCCCTCCGGCTCGCCGGCCGGACGTGCCTGACTTCCCTCCGATCAGTCGAGCCTTGCTGGGCCGCTTCCTAGACGCTTATAGTGAACGCGCACGTTCACTATAAGCGCTCCTGCCTACGGCGACGATGGGAAGTGGATGCCGATGAGCGGCGTCAGCGAGATCCGCAACGACACGAAGAACCGGTGGACCGCCGCCGCGGTGCCCGATCAGACCGGCCGCACCGTGGTGATCACCGGGGGCAACACCGGCATCGGGTTCGAGACCGCCAAGGTGCTGGCCGAGCGGGGTGCGACCGTGGTGCTGGCCTGCCGTGACCTCACCAAGGCCGGCGACGCGGCCGGCCGGATCGGCGCGTCGGCCCGCGGCCCGGTCCGCATCCAGCACCTCGACCTGGCGTCGCAGGCCTCGGTGCGGCGGGCCGCGGCCGAGCTGCGGGAGACCTACGACAAGATCGACCTGCTGATAAACAACGCCGGTCTGATGTGGCCGCCGTTCACGCTCACCGAGGACGGGTTCGAGTCACAGTTCGCGATCAACCACCTCGGCCACTTCGCCCTCACCGGCCTGGTGCTGGACCGGATCCTGCAGACGCCCGGCGCGCGCGTCGTGACCGTCAGCAGCCTCGGGCACAAGCAGGGCCCGATCAACTTCGACGACCTGCAGTTCGCGAGGAAGTACTCGAAGAACGGCGCGTACGCGCAGTCCAAGCTGGCCAACCTGATGTTCGCGTTCGAGCTGCAGCGCCGGCTCGCCGCCAGTGGCTCCGACGCGATCTCGGTCGCCGCGCACCCGGGCGGCGCCCGGACCGACCTGCTCAAGAACATGCCGTCGATTCCGCAGAAGATCGCCATGTGGTACGCGCAGCCCGCGTCCAGCGGCGCGCTGCCCACCCTGCGCGCGGCGGCCGACCCGCACGTGCGCGGCGGCGACTACTTCGGTCCCGGCGTCATGTTCGAGACCCGCGGACACCCGAAGCTCGTGGAGTCCAACGAGGCGTCGCGCGACATCGCCGCGCAACGGCGGCTCTGGGAGATCTCCGAGGGGCTCACCGGCGTCACCTACCCGATCTGATCGGTGCCGCGCATCAGGCAGAGCAGGGCGACGTCGTCGCGGCGCGGGCGCGGACCGACCCCGGTGGCGAGGATGTGGTCGAGCACCGCAGCCGGATCACCGGCCGGGGCGGTGCGCATGGCCCGGCACAGCTCGTCGAGGCCGAGGTCGATCGGATGCCGGTGGTCCTCGACCAGCCCGTCGGTGTAGAGCAGCAGCGTCGCCGCCTCCGGCAGGGCGAAGGCGGTGTCGCGGTAGGCGTGGCCACGGGCGGCGCCCAGCGGCGGATCGACAGGCAGGGGCAGCAGGCGTACGTCGCCGGCGTCCCGTAACAACGGCAACGGATGACCGGCGGTGACCCCGGTGCCCGAGCCGTCGACCAGGTCCAGCTCCAGGTAGCAGCAACTGGCCATGGTGTCCAGGTGCAGGTCGAAGATGAACTGGTTGGCGAGGCGGATCACCGCGGACGGACGGTTGCCTTCGAGGGCGTACGCGCGCAGCGCCCCGCGGACCTGCCCCATCGCCGCGGCCGCCGCGGTGTTGTGCCCGGCGACGTCCCCGACGACCACCCCGACCACGCCGTCGCGCAGCGGGATGACGTCGTACCAGTCACCGCCGACCTCGGCGCCCCGGGTCCACGGCAGGTACCGGGTGGCGCACGCCAAGCCGTCGATCTCCGGGGTCCGCTCCGGCAGCAGCGCGTGCTGCAACTGCGAGGCGATCGACAGGTTCGTCTCGAACAGCAGCGCCCGGTGCAGCGCCTGCGCGCCGAGCGCGGCCAGCGCCGTCAGCGTCGACCGGGCGTCCTCGTCGAACTCGCGCGGCTTGTGGTAGCCGACCACCAGCGTCCCGAGCACCTCACCGGCGACGGCGAGCGGCAGGAACGCCCACGCCTGCCGCCGGCCCGCCGGCACCGTGGCGACCGCGCCGGCCTGGCTCGCCCGGAACTGGTCGACGGTGGAGACGAACCGGGCCTGCCCGGTGCGGGCCACACTCGTGGCGGGATGCGGATGGCTCAGCGGAAGCTCCTTGAGATGCAGCAGCACCTCGGGCTCGTACCCGGAGTGGTAGTGCAGGCGCAGGACGTCGGTGTCGCGGAGCAGCAGCGCCAGGCCCTCGCCGCCGATCGAGGGGCGCAGCACGGAGCCGATGGCGGCGTACACCTGCGCGGTCGTGCTCGCGGACACCAGGGCGGTCGTGACGCTCTCCAGTGCCCGGGCCCGGGCCGCGGACCGCTCGGCGCGGGCGACGCTGGCGGTCAGCTGCTGCTGCCGCATCACCTGCTCGGTGATCTCCCGGAACGACACGGCCACCGACCCGGCGCCGTCCCGGCTCATCTTGATCTCCCAAGCCTGCCCGATCGACGGGTACTCCAACTGCTGTCGCCACGGGCGCCCGGTCTCCGCGACCGCCCGGTAACGGTCGAACAGGCCATCGTCCCAGCTGTTCGGCGCGATGACACTGAGCCGCCGCCCGATGACGTCCTCGACGGTACGGCCGGTCAGTTTGGCGCCGAGCTGGTTGACGTAGTCACACACGAAGTCGACCACCTCGCCGCCGGCGTCGCGGACCGGCCGCAGCACGGTGAACCCGTCGAAGGCCGCGTCCAGCATGTCGTAGAGCCGGGCGCCACCGTCCGACTGCGGTGACACGGTCACCTGGGACAGGTCGACGAACCGGGTGATGAACCCGTCACCGTACGGCCCGGCCCGCAACTCGAAGTGCCCGGTGATGCTCTTCCGGTCGTAGTACACCGTCCGGGTGACCGGTTCACCGGTCTCCACCACCGCCCGGTAGAGCGGCAGCGTGCCGTCGTTGACCGTTTCCGGCCACAGCTCGCGGTAGCGGCGCCCGACCAGTTCCTCGCGTCGGCGGCCGACCAGCCGGCAGCCCGCCGCATTGATGTAGACCAGCGTGAAATCGACGATGACGCCCTGCTCACGCACCGATTCGGCCAGCGCCCAGCCCTGCGGGTCGGCGTCCAGCATCGCCAGCAACTGAGCGTCCGGCAACCGGTCGGTCACCAGCCCACCCCCTCGGCGCTACCGGCGGAATCAGACAGCCATCATCTCAGCACCGGGGGAGTCCGGTCGATGACCGGCCGTACCGTTGGTGTCCCGACCCGGATTTCGCAGTGCCGGTGCTCGTGCCAGAAGATGGACGCTGATGTCAGGGCTGGTTCATCCCGTCGGTGAGGCGGCCGGGGCCGAGGCGGTTGAGCAGGATACGGGCCACGCCGGCGACGGCGGGCAGGTGGTCGAGGAGGACCAGGCGTCCCGAGGTGGACTCGACGCAGAGTGCGGCGCTGCCGTGCGCGGGACCGAGAACGGCGACGGCGAACTCGTCCGGCACCGGATCGTCGAGCACGATCACCGAACGGGCGGTCGCGTCGGCCAGGAGCCCGGTGAGCGCCGGGGCATCCGTTTCAGCGGCTGACATCACGATCACCGCGTGCGGGTCGCCGGCGATCAGCTTGCGTAGTCGGTCCAGGGCGGCTGTCAGCTGGACCGCGGACCCGCTGACGATCGGACCGTGACTCGCCGCCACCTGGAACGGGGTGCCACGAGCCTGGTGGAAACCCGGACGGGCCGGCGGCACCCGGCTCGCCGCGGCGTGGTCGAACCGATGGGTCACCTGCCCGATCGGCGCCGGCCGGCCGAACAACCAGCCCTGTCCCCATCGCGCCCCCATGCGACGGGCGGTGACCAGGTCGTCCTCGGTCTCGATGCCCTCCGCCAGGACCACTGCCCCGGTACGCCGGGCCTCCGCCGCCACCGCGGTGCACACCGACCGGGTGTGCTCGGTGTCCGGCTCGCGCAGCAGGCTCATGTCCAGCTTGATCACCTCCGGCTCCAGCACCGGAAGGAAGGCCAGCGACATCGGGTCGACCCCGACATCGTCCAGGGCGATGCCGTTGCCGAACTGGTGCACGATGCCGGCGAGGTGCACGAGGACTCCCGGCGAGGTGGGAAGCGCCCGTTCGGTGTACTCGAGGATGTAGCGGAACGGCAGGCCGTTGCCCACCATGGCGATGACGCGCGACGAGACCGGCTGGTCCAGCACGGCCGGTTCGGCGTTGATGAACAGCAGCGGCGGCGGTGCGGAGGCGGCGACCGTGCATTCCAGCGCCCGTTCGAAGCACAGCATGTCCAGCTCGGCGAGCAGTCCGGCCTCCCGAGCGGCGGCGAACAGCCGGTCCGGGAACTCCAGTTCGGTGCCGGCCGGTCCCCGGGCGAGTGCCTCCAGCCCCACCACGAGCCCGCTGGACAGGTCGACGATCGGCTGGAACAGCGGGGTGACCATCCGGTCCCGCAGCACGTCGGCGATGGCTGCGATGCCCCGCGCGTGAATGGTCGGCATCGCCTCACCCTTCCGTCGGCACACTCCTCTGGTCTATCGGTCACCAGCGGTCATTACTGAACGCGAAGCGTCCCGGGTCTGGTGGTGCAGCCGGTCCGGTAGGGTGGGACCAGGTGCGCCGGGAAGTCTGGTCGGCAAGATGATCAACCGACCCCTGATTGGGAGACGCCCGTGCGTGACGCCCCCGGTTCGACCCCACCCGTGCTCGGCCTCGGCTCCTGGGCCGAGGCCCGGCGGATCGCCGACGTCCTGCGCAAGGAGACCGTCGGCGGCATGCTGCTGCTGGCCGGGGCGCTGGCCGCGCTGGTCTGGGCCAACTCGCCCTGGTCCGGCCTCTACCACCGGCTGACCGGCGTGATCGTGGGTCCCGGCGCGCTGCACCTGGACCTGTCGCTGGCCACCTGGGCGGCCGACGGCCTGCTGGCGATCTTCTTCTTCGTCGCCGGGCTCGAGCTCAAACGCGAGTTCGTCGCCGGTGACCTGCGCGATCCGCGCCGCGCCGCGGTCCCGGTCGCCGCCGCCGTCGGCGGGGTGATCGTCCCCGCGCTCTGCTACCTGATGGTCAACGCCGGCGGCGCGACCAAGGGCTGGGCGATCCCGACAGCGACCGACATCGCGTTCGCGCTGGCCGTTCTGGCGGTCGTCGGGCGCAGCCTGCCGACCGCGCTGCGAACCTTCCTGCTGACCCTCGCCGTGGTCGACGACCTGCTCGCCATCGTGATCATCGCGGTGTTCTACACCGCGCACCTGTCGGTGCTGCCGCTGCTGGCGGCGCTGGTGCCGCTGGCCGCGTTCGCGTTGCTGGTGCAGCGCCGGGTGCGCTCGTGGTGGCTGCTGCTGCCGCTGGCGTTCGCCACCTGGGCGCTGGTGCACGCCTCCGGTGTGCACGCGACCGTCGCCGGGGTGCTGCTCGGCTTCGCGGTGCCGGTCCGGAAATCCGCCGACGGGACCGGCGCCGGCCTGGCCGAGCACTTCGAGCACCGCTTCCGGCCGCTGTCGGCCGGGGTCGCGGTGCCGGTCTTCGCCTTCATGTCCGCCGGGGTGACGATCGGCGGGCTCGCCGGGCTGGGCTCGGCGCTCAGCGACACGGCCGCGGTCGGTGTCATGCTCGGCCTGGTGGTCGGGAAACCGGTCGGCATCCTGCTGGCCACCTGGCTCACCGCCCGCTTCACCCGGGCGTCCATCGACGCGGGTCTGGCCTGGATCGACGTCGCCGGGCTGGCGGTGCTGAGCGGGATCGGGTTCACCGTGTCCCTGCTGATCGGCGAGCTCGCGTTCGGCGTCGGCAGCGACCGGGACGCCCACGTCAAGATCGCCGTGCTGGCCGGTTCGCTGGCGGCCGCGGTCCTCGCCACGGTCGTGCTGCGGCTGCGCAACCGCACCTACCGGAGCCTGCACGAGGCCGAGCGGGTCGACCGGGACGGCGACGCGATCCCCGACGTCTATCAGCGGTGACGCGGGCTGGTCTGCCGCGCCTGTCGAGACGGGGGATCCGGCGCTGATAGGTTGATCCACGGTGTGCCGGGAAGTCTGGTCGGCGAGGTGTCGCAGGCTGACCAGGATCGGGGAACCACACGTGAGCGTCATCGCCTGGACCGCCGTCGTGGTGTTCGTCGCCGCCTACGTCCTGATCGCCACCGAGAAGCTGAACCGGGTCACCGTCGCCCTCGGCGGCGCGGCGATCATGCTGGCGGTCGGCGCCACCGACGCCGAGCACGCGTTCTTCTCCGAGGAAGCCGGCATCGACTGGAATGTCATCTTCCTGCTGCTCGGCATGATGCTGATCGTCGGCGTGCTGAAACGCACCGGCGTGTTCGAGTACGTGGCGATCTGGTCCGCGAAGAAGGCCCGCGCCCGCCCGTTCCCGATCATGGTCATCCTGATCGTGGTGACCGGGCTGGTGTCGGGGGCGCTGGACAACGTCACGACGGTGCTGCTGGTCGCGCCGGTGACGCTGCTGGTCTGCGACCGGCTCGGGGTGCCGCCGGTGCCGTTCCTGCTCGCCGAGGTGTTCGCCTCCAACATCGGCGGGACCGGCACGCTGGTCGGCGACCCGCCGAACATCATCATCGCCAGCCGGTCCGGGCTGACCTTCAACGACTTCCTGGTCGTGCTCGGCCCGTTCGTGCTGCTCGTCCTGGTCGTGCTGGTGCTGCTCTGCCGGATCCTGTTCCGCGAGGCGTTCCGGTACGACCCGGACCGCACCGCGCAGATCATGGCGCTGCGCGAACGCGACGCGATCCGCGATCCGCGGCTGCTGGTGATCAGTCTCGGCGTGCTGGCCGTGGTGCTGGTCGCCTTCGTCCTGCACCCGGTGCTCGGCCTGGAACCGTCCGTGGTGGCCCTGCTGGGCGGCCTGCTGCTGCTGGCGCTGTCCCGGCTGGACGCCACCGAGGTGGCCCAGGACGTCGAGTGGCCGACCCTGGTGTTCTTCGCCGGCCTGTTCGTGATGGTCGGCGGGCTGGTCGCGACCGGGGTGATCGACGAGATCGCGCAGGCGGCGGCCACCGCCGTCGAGGGCAAGCTGTGGCCGGCCACGATGCTGCTGCTGTGGGCCTCGGCCGCGCTGTCGGCGATCGTCGA contains:
- a CDS encoding DUF1996 domain-containing protein; translation: MRYRHRKFGNAKGIRVAAAAVTLAAAGVLTVTFVSSGGKGTAEAATSLQQYVPIEQVTPNVRRPRVTPGGSAGRFTVDCGTNGNGKFSPDNPVAQPGIRNGAEHVHDFVGNLAITATSSDADLDASGTTCRNGDKSSYFWPVVRIDRSVRDGGAVQRALAGTSPTVACPAVRDRLPAIPAAAKAAVDRQLAELDRLEVAAGRRVLASRGVNVDLNRTVLQSLQDRRAAVLAGIGDTIRAAGGRRPAGMISLADCDVSYDGIHAALHSSHAPAGTVTTATVRCPGVRDKLPGVPKQALDEVDRNLADLDRQIAEANQRLVTSRGQGGAAFVDNAILGPLKAKRTAVLERIAIAIGRVAARPAGLERLAGCALSPTGGPASPAPSSSALPEPRGRNLELPNNTGGIVRPAKVLIEYRGNAAGKVVPMPKFLRALTGDAKPTSRGPANARAAWTCSGFGDRLTDRYPICPAGRRVQRVHDFPGCWDGKNVDSANHRSHVAFADRVTGACPAGFVAIPQLRITISYEIPRDVQLKGQYALDSFPEENHNPFSDHDDFVNVNAARTMQRIATCLNKGRNCT
- a CDS encoding TetR/AcrR family transcriptional regulator, with translation MSAAVEPGRGASRRRGDALRNAIFDAVLEQLRTVGYAKLTVESVAAASGTGKAAIYRRWPGRQELVADALRHALPSPADVPPHDDPRDAVLALLRAMRDAFAATSGAAFQAVMAEAAFLQSIVNDQVIEPCERSIRVVLQDAVAAGRLGPRVRPELIARIGPAMLLHHGLTIGPDIPEEYLVSVVDEVILPVIGPAPSGSPAGRA
- a CDS encoding oxidoreductase, with protein sequence MSGVSEIRNDTKNRWTAAAVPDQTGRTVVITGGNTGIGFETAKVLAERGATVVLACRDLTKAGDAAGRIGASARGPVRIQHLDLASQASVRRAAAELRETYDKIDLLINNAGLMWPPFTLTEDGFESQFAINHLGHFALTGLVLDRILQTPGARVVTVSSLGHKQGPINFDDLQFARKYSKNGAYAQSKLANLMFAFELQRRLAASGSDAISVAAHPGGARTDLLKNMPSIPQKIAMWYAQPASSGALPTLRAAADPHVRGGDYFGPGVMFETRGHPKLVESNEASRDIAAQRRLWEISEGLTGVTYPI
- a CDS encoding SpoIIE family protein phosphatase — its product is MTDRLPDAQLLAMLDADPQGWALAESVREQGVIVDFTLVYINAAGCRLVGRRREELVGRRYRELWPETVNDGTLPLYRAVVETGEPVTRTVYYDRKSITGHFELRAGPYGDGFITRFVDLSQVTVSPQSDGGARLYDMLDAAFDGFTVLRPVRDAGGEVVDFVCDYVNQLGAKLTGRTVEDVIGRRLSVIAPNSWDDGLFDRYRAVAETGRPWRQQLEYPSIGQAWEIKMSRDGAGSVAVSFREITEQVMRQQQLTASVARAERSAARARALESVTTALVSASTTAQVYAAIGSVLRPSIGGEGLALLLRDTDVLRLHYHSGYEPEVLLHLKELPLSHPHPATSVARTGQARFVSTVDQFRASQAGAVATVPAGRRQAWAFLPLAVAGEVLGTLVVGYHKPREFDEDARSTLTALAALGAQALHRALLFETNLSIASQLQHALLPERTPEIDGLACATRYLPWTRGAEVGGDWYDVIPLRDGVVGVVVGDVAGHNTAAAAAMGQVRGALRAYALEGNRPSAVIRLANQFIFDLHLDTMASCCYLELDLVDGSGTGVTAGHPLPLLRDAGDVRLLPLPVDPPLGAARGHAYRDTAFALPEAATLLLYTDGLVEDHRHPIDLGLDELCRAMRTAPAGDPAAVLDHILATGVGPRPRRDDVALLCLMRGTDQIG
- a CDS encoding EAL domain-containing protein; its protein translation is MPTIHARGIAAIADVLRDRMVTPLFQPIVDLSSGLVVGLEALARGPAGTELEFPDRLFAAAREAGLLAELDMLCFERALECTVAASAPPPLLFINAEPAVLDQPVSSRVIAMVGNGLPFRYILEYTERALPTSPGVLVHLAGIVHQFGNGIALDDVGVDPMSLAFLPVLEPEVIKLDMSLLREPDTEHTRSVCTAVAAEARRTGAVVLAEGIETEDDLVTARRMGARWGQGWLFGRPAPIGQVTHRFDHAAASRVPPARPGFHQARGTPFQVAASHGPIVSGSAVQLTAALDRLRKLIAGDPHAVIVMSAAETDAPALTGLLADATARSVIVLDDPVPDEFAVAVLGPAHGSAALCVESTSGRLVLLDHLPAVAGVARILLNRLGPGRLTDGMNQP
- the nhaA gene encoding Na+/H+ antiporter NhaA, with amino-acid sequence MRDAPGSTPPVLGLGSWAEARRIADVLRKETVGGMLLLAGALAALVWANSPWSGLYHRLTGVIVGPGALHLDLSLATWAADGLLAIFFFVAGLELKREFVAGDLRDPRRAAVPVAAAVGGVIVPALCYLMVNAGGATKGWAIPTATDIAFALAVLAVVGRSLPTALRTFLLTLAVVDDLLAIVIIAVFYTAHLSVLPLLAALVPLAAFALLVQRRVRSWWLLLPLAFATWALVHASGVHATVAGVLLGFAVPVRKSADGTGAGLAEHFEHRFRPLSAGVAVPVFAFMSAGVTIGGLAGLGSALSDTAAVGVMLGLVVGKPVGILLATWLTARFTRASIDAGLAWIDVAGLAVLSGIGFTVSLLIGELAFGVGSDRDAHVKIAVLAGSLAAAVLATVVLRLRNRTYRSLHEAERVDRDGDAIPDVYQR
- a CDS encoding ArsB/NhaD family transporter, which encodes MSVIAWTAVVVFVAAYVLIATEKLNRVTVALGGAAIMLAVGATDAEHAFFSEEAGIDWNVIFLLLGMMLIVGVLKRTGVFEYVAIWSAKKARARPFPIMVILIVVTGLVSGALDNVTTVLLVAPVTLLVCDRLGVPPVPFLLAEVFASNIGGTGTLVGDPPNIIIASRSGLTFNDFLVVLGPFVLLVLVVLVLLCRILFREAFRYDPDRTAQIMALRERDAIRDPRLLVISLGVLAVVLVAFVLHPVLGLEPSVVALLGGLLLLALSRLDATEVAQDVEWPTLVFFAGLFVMVGGLVATGVIDEIAQAAATAVEGKLWPATMLLLWASAALSAIVDNIPYVATMSPIVAELVNAEGGLGHAQVLWWALAIGADFGGNATAVGASANVVVLGIAARAGHKITFWEFTKYGLIVTVITVALAVPYLWLRFFAL